A window of the Bradyrhizobium diazoefficiens genome harbors these coding sequences:
- a CDS encoding heparin lyase I family protein, whose translation MTLSVPVIKSITTKAGTVVSGSTEVNELMLHGTGEANSTLNVFDGTTFLGTTTADSSGAWAFAPSALSNVARSFTATATDATGTSASSAAMAVNVVPNITSFSGAADATTTVNGVAGDNLNANKPWSLTEPDSHTLRFEVRPGDHYHDETSDGGLAERSEIEMWRKLYQPDTQINVSYGFTLEPGAANNAPWTVVGQMHNLSSGPPPFSVAMYGENMTIIARGPDGAEKDIYRDPNPIARGHEYQMDTQVMFGSDGNGTLKVWRDGVQIVNYSGPLGGGSGDGYYWKEGVYRASGGTNTMAADYSNLQITTGPAPVPSAPPKETLGGTPPATTPPATTPPATTPPATTPTAPTVAPTVTQASASPGTGIEHAGDTITFTLGFSEAVTVSGKPTLSLNDGGTATYVGGSGTNLLTFKTTVASTDTNTSALAIAQVNLPSGASIKDAGGLAANLSGAVKTFSGLEIDPILPAVTQATASPGTGTALVGDTVTLTLAFNEAVTVTGKPTLALNDGNVATYVGGSGTGALTFKTTVASTDTTTSALAITGVNLPSGASIKDSSGVAADLAAAVTTFSGLQIDPPPSTAPTTPPNVAPTVTQASASPGTGVEHVGDAITMTLGFSEAVTVSGTPTLSLNDGGKATYVSGSGTNSLTFKTTVASTDTNTSALAITGVNLSSGASIKDAGGLAANLSGVVKTFTGLQINPTSSTAPTSPTSPTSSVAKPDLTIKDNSLSVAGRGGHVDLGTTVTTTDANDVVTVNITGLPKYETITDNLDGKTFSGKNITLTAAQVDSGLTLTSNYMGGAHPVATLTLMASAKDPTTGADSTASPQTITVTDPRPATDPTQHHGGHHDCAGHGSALLSQIRDQITGGGVATSGQQSIGVTDSSSAAGTSTATQANQSFALLNQYLAGHTGRVDPGQMVAAVSQASGWAQDSLLTRPQH comes from the coding sequence ATGACTCTTTCCGTACCAGTAATCAAGTCAATCACCACCAAAGCAGGGACTGTTGTTAGCGGATCCACCGAAGTCAACGAGCTGATGTTGCATGGGACGGGTGAGGCCAACAGCACGCTGAACGTGTTCGACGGCACGACTTTCCTCGGCACGACCACAGCGGACAGCTCCGGCGCATGGGCCTTTGCGCCCAGCGCCTTGTCGAACGTCGCCCGGAGCTTCACCGCAACCGCTACGGACGCAACTGGCACAAGTGCGTCATCGGCAGCAATGGCCGTGAACGTCGTGCCGAACATTACCAGCTTCTCGGGTGCGGCTGATGCGACGACAACCGTCAATGGAGTGGCCGGTGACAACTTGAACGCGAACAAGCCTTGGAGCCTGACGGAGCCTGATAGCCATACGCTCCGGTTCGAGGTTCGCCCGGGGGATCATTATCACGATGAGACAAGTGACGGCGGCCTGGCCGAACGTTCTGAGATAGAGATGTGGAGGAAACTCTATCAACCAGATACACAAATAAATGTATCCTACGGTTTTACGCTAGAGCCGGGAGCGGCAAATAATGCACCATGGACGGTGGTCGGCCAGATGCACAATCTCTCTTCCGGTCCACCCCCATTTTCTGTGGCCATGTACGGCGAGAATATGACCATCATCGCACGCGGTCCCGACGGTGCGGAGAAGGACATCTATAGGGACCCGAACCCCATTGCGCGGGGCCACGAGTATCAGATGGACACCCAGGTCATGTTTGGCAGTGACGGAAACGGCACTCTCAAAGTCTGGCGGGATGGGGTGCAGATCGTCAATTACTCTGGACCGCTCGGAGGTGGGAGCGGCGATGGTTACTATTGGAAGGAGGGCGTCTATCGCGCGTCAGGCGGCACGAACACAATGGCGGCGGACTATAGCAACCTGCAAATAACAACCGGGCCGGCACCCGTGCCATCCGCACCCCCGAAAGAGACGCTAGGTGGCACACCACCGGCAACCACACCACCGGCAACCACACCACCGGCAACCACACCACCGGCAACCACACCAACCGCGCCAACCGTCGCGCCGACAGTGACGCAGGCCTCCGCTTCGCCGGGGACGGGAATCGAGCATGCCGGCGATACCATCACATTCACGCTCGGCTTCAGCGAAGCCGTGACCGTCAGCGGCAAGCCGACGTTGTCACTCAATGACGGCGGAACGGCCACCTATGTTGGTGGCTCAGGCACGAACTTGCTCACCTTCAAGACGACGGTCGCGTCGACCGACACCAACACCTCGGCGCTCGCCATCGCCCAAGTCAATCTCCCGAGCGGCGCGAGCATCAAGGATGCTGGCGGTCTTGCGGCGAATCTCTCGGGCGCGGTAAAGACGTTCTCCGGTCTGGAGATCGATCCGATCCTGCCGGCGGTGACGCAGGCCACAGCCTCTCCTGGAACGGGCACCGCACTCGTAGGAGACACAGTCACGCTCACCCTCGCCTTCAACGAGGCCGTGACGGTGACGGGTAAGCCAACGCTGGCGCTCAACGATGGCAATGTCGCCACCTATGTCGGCGGCTCCGGGACCGGTGCGCTCACCTTCAAAACGACTGTCGCGTCGACCGACACCACGACCTCGGCGCTCGCCATCACCGGGGTCAATCTTCCGAGCGGTGCGAGCATCAAGGATTCCTCCGGTGTTGCGGCGGACCTCGCGGCGGCGGTGACGACGTTCTCTGGCCTCCAGATCGATCCGCCGCCATCGACAGCGCCAACCACCCCGCCAAACGTCGCGCCGACAGTGACCCAGGCGTCCGCTTCACCAGGCACGGGAGTCGAGCATGTCGGCGATGCCATTACAATGACGCTCGGCTTCAGCGAGGCCGTGACCGTCAGCGGCACGCCGACGTTGTCGCTCAACGACGGCGGAAAGGCTACCTATGTCAGTGGATCTGGCACGAACTCGCTCACCTTCAAAACGACCGTCGCATCGACCGATACGAACACCTCGGCGCTCGCCATCACCGGGGTCAACCTTTCGAGCGGCGCGAGCATCAAGGATGCCGGCGGTCTTGCGGCGAATCTCTCGGGCGTGGTGAAGACGTTCACGGGTCTCCAGATCAATCCGACGTCATCGACGGCCCCGACCAGCCCGACCAGCCCGACGTCGTCCGTGGCCAAGCCGGACCTCACCATCAAGGATAACTCGCTATCGGTGGCCGGGAGAGGTGGTCACGTCGACCTGGGGACCACGGTGACAACGACCGACGCCAACGACGTCGTGACCGTGAACATCACGGGTTTGCCGAAGTACGAGACGATCACCGACAACCTCGACGGTAAGACGTTCAGCGGAAAAAATATTACCCTGACGGCCGCTCAGGTCGATAGCGGACTGACACTGACGTCGAACTACATGGGCGGGGCCCATCCGGTTGCGACGCTCACGCTGATGGCAAGCGCGAAGGATCCGACCACCGGTGCGGACTCGACGGCCTCACCGCAGACCATCACCGTCACGGATCCTCGACCTGCGACCGATCCGACTCAGCATCATGGGGGACACCATGACTGTGCGGGCCATGGCTCTGCGCTGCTCAGCCAGATCAGGGATCAGATCACCGGCGGTGGCGTTGCGACCTCAGGGCAGCAGTCGATCGGAGTGACGGATTCGTCATCTGCGGCCGGCACGAGCACAGCGACGCAGGCAAACCAGAGCTTTGCGCTGCTGAACCAGTACCTGGCCGGCCACACCGGCCGGGTCGATCCCGGGCAGATGGTTGCGGCCGTGTCGCAAGCCTCTGGCTGGGCGCAGGACTCGCTCCTGACCAGACCGCAGCACTGA